The Dermacentor albipictus isolate Rhodes 1998 colony chromosome 2, USDA_Dalb.pri_finalv2, whole genome shotgun sequence genome has a segment encoding these proteins:
- the LOC135915494 gene encoding small ribosomal subunit protein mS27 yields the protein MAQCIGSACRSGRVSRQLLSAFKKSQRLRFSSRTLLSEAYYCRDAWNKRTEDPVLRDTNVDSYFVELSKKFGTKTKASAVDVDIYLNKVTGKDYAVEFETVLNRHRRSRQSCDTLPSTHAAAVRYFLDTNQHDVLMRLLPNRLEYGIFPDTHTFNILMDAFVKVGNHRDAVKVAIEMMLQENTGNAISRLLALYSCHNYLRDPKPEPWDPNAKIPEQDEDDDEEILVRVPKIPNPFFDDHFDLNEPDHLIGKTLMLFCDGVDDLLHRSYYLIGCGLYQKWGKSAEFLEALLKRTGDAGEPLTRSAVESFRQSMNKEDGGLKADDDLRQKLESALAQLEGSKRFSDADVHELMLEALKQLPALEPADIESQKRDFELWQELRHKALEEQRRRIDREQTIEAIRLRKKELGEKEELLYAFENWDRLEMELAEVEAEMKELAAKEDVEEEYIPPDVRQPRSAK from the coding sequence ATGGCGCAGTGCATAGGTAGCGCATGCCGCTCAGGACGCGTTTCCCGACAACTGTTATCGGCCTTCAAAAAGTCTCAGAGACTTCGATTTTCGTCGCGAACGCTTCTTTCCGAGGCGTACTACTGCCGCGATGCGTGGAACAAGCGCACGGAGGACCCGGTGCTACGCGACACGAACGTCGACTCGTACTTCGTCGAGCTCAGCAAGAAGTTCGGCACCAAAACGAAGGCGAGCGCCGTGGACGTCGACATTTACCTGAACAAGGTGACCGGCAAGGACTACGCGGTGGAGTTTGAAACCGTGCTCAACCGGCACCGACGCTCGAGGCAGTCCTGCGACACGCTGCCTTCGACGCACGCCGCCGCGGTGCGCTACTTCCTGGACACAAACCAACACGACGTCCTGATGCGACTGCTCCCAAACCGTCTCGAGTACGGCATATTCCCGGACACCCACACGTTCAACATCCTGATGGACGCCTTCGTGAAGGTGGGCAATCACCGAGACGCCGTCAAGGTCGCCATAGAGATGATGCTGCAGGAGAACACGGGCAACGCCATCAGCCGGCTGCTGGCACTCTACTCCTGCCACAACTACCTGCGCGACCCTAAACCGGAGCCCTGGGACCCGAACGCCAAGATACCCGAgcaggacgaagacgacgacgaagagatACTCGTGCGCGTGCCCAAAATACCGAACCCGTTCTTCGACGACCACTTCGACCTGAACGAGCCGGACCACCTGATAGGCAAGACGCTCATGCTGTTCTGCGACGGCGTCGACGACCTGCTGCACAGGAGCTACTACCTGATCGGCTGCGGCCTGTACCAAAAGTGGGGCAAGAGCGCAGAGTTTCTCGAAGCTCTGCTCAAACGCACCGGCGATGCAGGGGAGCCACTGACCAGAAGCGCGGTGGAGAGCTTCCGCCAGTCCATGAACAAGGAGGACGGTGGGCTAAAAGCAGACGACGACTTGCGCCAGAAACTCGAGTCCGCGCTGGCTCAGTTGGAGGGTTCGAAACGGTTTTCGGACGCGGACGTTCACGAACTGATGCTGGAAGCGCTGAAACAGCTTCCGGCCCTGGAGCCGGCCGACATCGAGTCGCAGAAGCGCGACTTCGAGCTCTGGCAGGAGCTCAGACACAAGGCGCTGGAAGAGCAGAGGCGCCGCATCGACCGGGAGCAGACGATCGAGGCCATCAGGCTTCGCAAAAAGGAGCTCGGCGAGAAAGAGGAGCTGCTGTACGCGTTCGAGAACTGGGACCGGCTCGAAATGGAGTTGGCCGAGGTGGAGGCCGAGATGAAGGAACTGGCGGCCAAAGAGGACGTCGAGGAAGAGTACATTCCGCCCGACGTTCGGCAGCCTCGCTCAGCGAAATGA
- the Zyx gene encoding lipoma-preferred partner homolog: MTAHPDSVIQELSRLHISHVTPQQYSPLRGKKIAPVVPPKPKKVTPTQGHHGNSHVPDTTYANLSAPPPVMPCKAEPQASPATAFERHAVVSAAALDSTDPLPPPPPPPTLGRIPSYSASQQQQTCRSASYSEDLPPPSPPRSPDSMAYGTAQSSSASFHHFRPQSSASTYDSGSIYEPIVPRPPSQMSGYSSTGSSLYSSYYPGRMGSGHKSGHQRGGQEAEVDHLTDLLVQSMESSGDPDFFGMCYKCGEKVLGEGSGCTAMDQVYHIKCFTCHVCMKELRGKPFFAMEGKPYCEDDYLNTLEKCCVCEKPILDRILRATGKPYHPACFRCVVCGQCLDGIPFTVDATSRVHCIDDFHKKFAPRCCVCSQPIMPEPGKEETVRVVALDRSFHINCYRCEDCGLLLSSEAEGRGCYPLDDHILCRSCNARRVQTLTSRMVSEL, translated from the exons ATGACAGCCCACCCCGACTCCGTCATCCAGGAGTTGAGTAGGCTGCACATCAGCCACGTGACACCCCAGCAATACTCGCCACTCAGGGGCAAAAAGATAGCACCTGTGGTTCCTCCCAAACCCAAGAAAGTCACCCCAACGCAAGGACACCATGGAAATTCGCATG TGCCTGACACAACATATGCCAACTTGTCGGCGCCACCTCCTGTGATGCCCTGCAAAGCAGAGCCACAGGCGAGCCCAGCCACAGCATTcgagaggcatgccgtagtatcGGCCGCTGCACTGGATTCAACAGACCCACTGCCTCCGCCTCCTCCCCCGCCAACACTCGGCCGAATTCCATCGTACTCAgcgtcgcagcagcagcagacttGCCGTTCTGCCTCATACTCTGAAGACTTGCCTCCACCATCGCCACCGCGGTCACCCGACAGCATGGCATACGGCACGGCCCAGTCCTCGTCGGCTTCTTTCCACCACTTCAGGCCACAGTCATCAGCG AGCACGTACGACTCGGGCTCCATCTACGAGCCCATTGTGCCGCGACCTCCCAGCCAAATGTCGGGGTACAGCAGCACAGGCTCATCCCTGTATTCGTCCTACTACCCGGGCCGTATGGGTTCTGGCCACAAGTCTGGACACCAACGTGGGGGCCAGGAGGCCGAGGTGGACCACCTCACCGATTTGCTGGTGCAGAGCATGGAGAGCTCGGGCGATCCAGATTTCTTCG GCATGTGTTACAAATGTGGAGAAAAAGTGCTTGGAGAAGGCAGTGGGTGCACTGCCATGGACCAGGTCTATCACATCAAGTGCTTCACTTGTCACGTTTGCA tgaaagaactgagaggAAAGCCCTTTTTTGCTATGGAGGGGAAGCCATACTGTGAAGATGACTACTTG AACACATTGGAGAAGTGTTGCGTATGTGAGAAGCCCATCCTCGACAGG ATCCTGCGCGCCACTGGCAAGCCCTACCATCCGGCCTGCTTCAGATGTGTAGTGTGCGGCCAGTGCCTAGATGGCATTCCCTTCACCGTAGACGCCACCAGTCGGGTCCACTGCATCGACGACTTCCACAA GAAGTTCGCCCCTCGCTGTTGCGTGTGCTCTCAGCCAATTATGCCCGAGCCGGGCAAAGAAGAAACAGTGAGGGTTGTTGCCCTGGATCGGAGCTTCCACATCAACTGCTACAGATGTGAG GACTGTGGACTGCTACTTTCATCCGAAGCCGAAGGCCGGGGCTGCTACCCGCTAGACGACCACATCCTCTGCAGGAGTTGCAACGCGCGCCGCGTGCAGACTCTCACCTCCAGGATGGTCTCCGAGCTCTGA